The window TGAATGTGGTGAAGGCTGGACAAGTGAACCTCCTTGTCCCCATGACGAGGACACCTGAAAAGGAAGGAATCAGCAGCCCTTCAGGGTCCCTGAAGTGCGGTCCACAGCCTCAAGTCACCCTGTTTCCACGGCGTTTCGAGATACTTTCCCAGCTGTATCTTCCGGCTCGCCGCAGGCAACGAAGCGGGAAACAAAAAAGCCTCGGGACGAATTCCGCACCGGAATTCACAGTTCGCCCGAGGCATTCTAGATACTTCCTGTGGGAAGTATCTGGGTGTGGTGAGGTGCATGTCAAGGGTGCGCGCCGTCGAGGTCGAGCTGGGTGAGCACGTCGAAGTCCACGCCGTCCGCCTGCGCGAGGTAGATGCGCTGCTTGACGTGGCTGTCCCGCAGCCACAGCAACCCGCGCGGTCCCTCGTACGACACCGACTCGGCACTCGCGCCGATCGCCGTCACGTCCAGCGTCCCGGCCCGGGCGATGAGCGCGGCGAGCAACAGCACGCCCTCGTAACACGATTCGCCGAGACTCCCGGGCGCCGGCGCCTCGATGCCGTACCGCCCGGCGTACCGGCCGTGGAAGTCGAGGGTGTCCTGGTTGGCGAGCGAGGCGAAGAACCCGGCGGTGCTGTAGAGACCGGCGGTCGCCGTGGGGCCGCTGGCCATCAGCATGTTCTCGTCCATGAGCGTGCTCAGGCGCAGGCACCGTTGGTCGAGGCCGGCCGCGGCGAACGCCCGGTTGAAGCGGACGGCGTCGTTGCCCACCAGGAGCATCAGGACGGCGTCGCTCTCGGACTGCTCGATCCGGCGCAGCACGTCGTCGAAGTCGTGGGTGCCCAGCGGCAGATACGCCTGCCCGCAGATGCCGCCCCCCGACTCGTGCGCATACGCGCGCGCGGCCCGCGCCGTGCGCCGCGGCCACACATAGTCGTTGCCGACGACGAACCACCGGCGCACCCTGCGCTCGCCCGCCAACAGCCGCATCGCGGGCCGCAGTTGATCGTCCGGTGTCTCGCTGGTCAGGAAGACGCCCGTCGTGTGCTCCCCGCCCTCGTACAGCGCCGTGTACACATACGGCACCCGGTGCGCGATGCGCGGGGCCAGCGCCTGGCGCACCGAGGAGATGTGCCAGCCGGTGACACCCTGCACGACCCCCAGATCCACCAGCGCCTCGACCCGGTCGGCGATCTCACGAGG of the Streptomyces sp. T12 genome contains:
- a CDS encoding substrate-binding domain-containing protein gives rise to the protein MFQLDPHPLDWFTVDDSVLSVALVFPMQGAAGIFGPTCELCAQLAAQEVNHAGGVLGKELRLLPVDGGAEPREIADRVEALVDLGVVQGVTGWHISSVRQALAPRIAHRVPYVYTALYEGGEHTTGVFLTSETPDDQLRPAMRLLAGERRVRRWFVVGNDYVWPRRTARAARAYAHESGGGICGQAYLPLGTHDFDDVLRRIEQSESDAVLMLLVGNDAVRFNRAFAAAGLDQRCLRLSTLMDENMLMASGPTATAGLYSTAGFFASLANQDTLDFHGRYAGRYGIEAPAPGSLGESCYEGVLLLAALIARAGTLDVTAIGASAESVSYEGPRGLLWLRDSHVKQRIYLAQADGVDFDVLTQLDLDGAHP